A region of the Pseudarthrobacter sp. MM222 genome:
GTGTCGGCGAATCGCCCGGCGTCTGTTGCGACGGCCCCCTGAATGAAGAAGTCGCTGCCGTCGAAGAGCACGGCCCCGGCTGCCCCTCTGGTCCCGACGGCCAAGGAGGCCCCCGCTGCAACTAACCGCCGCAGGTCCCTTTCCACAGCATCCAGGGGCTGACTCCCGAGGGAGAGCAAGGCCAGATCGATGAAGGGCGCCGTTTGCTGCAAATAGGCGTCGGTACGCCGTTCCTGTTCGGAGGAGTAGTCGAAGCTGACCAGGGTGCCGGCAGTCCGGACCGCCGGAAGCTGCGATTCGGACGCGGAGTAGACGCTCGAATGTACGAGGTCCGCCGTCGCCAGGTACTCGAGGTGTTCCGGCTCCAGCACGAACGGATGACTCATGGTGACGCCTCCGTCATTCCAGCCTAGAAATATCCGGTCGCCGTCAACCACCTTGATTTCGGTGACGCCGTTGGGGCCTTCACGGATAACACAGCGGCTGACGTCTACTCCCTCGTCCTGTACGGCGGCCCGGACAAAGTCACCCAGCGGATCGGAACCGAAGACGCCGAGATAGGCGGACTCGACGCCGAGGCGGCGCGCCAGGACTGCCACGTTGACGCAGTTCCCGCCGGGATACATCACCTTACGGTCCAGAAAGCGGTCCACAATATTGTCCCCGAATCCGATTACTTTCATGCTCTCCCTGTCTCGACGCTGCGGGCCCGGAGCTGCCGGGCCCGCAGTGCTGGGTGCCACGCCCCGAAGACGGGGTGCGGCAAGCGGTCTCTGTCAGTATTCAACGACGCGGTAGTAGCGGCGCAGGTCCAGCGAGTGGTTGCGGACCCTCTCAAGGTGCTTGCTGATCCGGTCAACCACCGTGTCCAGGACCAACGGTGCCAATAGGCCGCGGAACCGTGGGCTGATCCCGGCCAGTTCGTAATCCTTGGTGTCCAGCAGGGTGGTGTTCTTGTTGTAGTTCTCGGCAAACTTGACCACGCGTTCCATGAGCGGCCGGCTTTCGTCCTCGCCGAGGAAAAGC
Encoded here:
- a CDS encoding PfkB family carbohydrate kinase, with amino-acid sequence MKVIGFGDNIVDRFLDRKVMYPGGNCVNVAVLARRLGVESAYLGVFGSDPLGDFVRAAVQDEGVDVSRCVIREGPNGVTEIKVVDGDRIFLGWNDGGVTMSHPFVLEPEHLEYLATADLVHSSVYSASESQLPAVRTAGTLVSFDYSSEQERRTDAYLQQTAPFIDLALLSLGSQPLDAVERDLRRLVAAGASLAVGTRGAAGAVLFDGSDFFIQGAVATDAGRFADTMGCGDAFLSGLVVSLLKAGWTRRFRPSASCLREALAFAAVAAAEQCYVEGAFGYGRPVAAPTRI